From the Theobroma cacao cultivar B97-61/B2 chromosome 2, Criollo_cocoa_genome_V2, whole genome shotgun sequence genome, one window contains:
- the LOC18610248 gene encoding hornerin isoform X2: MDFDHMNGSSKHSRVDVDESDGSGSGKHSGRRLELVVGSRSSRHSSEGSGSSKHSSEESGSSKHSSEESGSSEHSRRHLELDDETERRNRSCEGSGSSERLSEGSGSSGHSRRHLELDHETGSSKHSSEGSGSGKQYPEVLNRSGENESNHFELNPEIIKGWGKNNSSEMHPEVIDGSESSKRSEVIQEEGDRNEGDILFSTEKLRLSSSSSPSSSGSSTDDQFQVDKKSRPGNTSTSSPKFDEDTEPSSKDKRNVSGNNFPKSEGWQNGSAGPKSTSQQVSSVSHESTSTQSPPIQVMDRQEEYDPYRIPSAVFARSKSTTPVDWSIASNESLFSIQVGNNSFSRDHILNLKSGELFKSGEFIAFSPSPVALTVDTQKKSVQLDKSKATVVSDDAVKDKTGLCVEDPIQEKPTHPTVTWNSSTISNHSDDSGTSGHSFAFQIKKKKKKQRKCAWPSCYCSNCSWAFCYCTWPSCCFRWPSCCCSNCSWAFCCCWNCSIKRWCCHFSTVLTDGRNDGVKENVKQKQEQQTLDSAVPSKSGCCSCCTWFPSCQCGWHWRWCYSCNCCRGNSC; the protein is encoded by the exons ATGGACTTTGATCATATGAATGGAAGCAGTAAGCATTCAAGAGTAGACGTAGATGAAAGTGATGGGAGTGGAAGCGGTAAGCATTCAGGAAGACGTCTGGAACTTGTCGTTGGAAGCAGAAGCAGTAGGCATTCGAGTGAGGGAAGTGGAAGCAGTAAGCATTCAAGTGAGGAGAGTGGAAGCAGTAAGCATTCAAGTGAGGAGAGTGGAAGCAGTGAGCATTCAAGAAGACATCTAGAACTTGATGATGAAACTGAAAGACGTAATCGTTCATGCGAGGGTAGTGGAAGCAGTGAGCGTTTAAGTGAGGGCAGTGGTAGCAGTGGGCATTCAAGAAGACATCTAGAACTTGATCATGAAACTGGAAGCAGTAAGCATTCAAGTGAGGGTAGTGGAAGCGGTAAACAATATCCAGAGGTATTGAACAGGAGCGGAGAAAATGAAAGTAATCATTTTGAGCTTAATCCAGAGATTATTAAGGGATGGGGAAAAAATAATAGCTCTGAAATGCACCCAGAGGTAATTGATGGGAGTGAAAGTAGTAAACGATCGGAAGTAATTCAAGAGGAGGGCGATAGGAATGAAGGTGATATACTTTTCTCAACTGAAAAGCTGAGGTTGTCGTCCTCTTCATCCCCATCTTCGTCTGGCTCATCAACAGATGATCAGTTTCAAGTGGATAAAAAGTCCAGACCAGGCAACACTTCAACTTCCTCCCCTAAATTTGATGAGGATACTGAACCGTCATCAAAAGACAAACGTAATGTTTCTGGTAACAACTTTCCCAAATCAGAAGGATGGCAAAATGGATCTGCAGGTCCCAAATCGACATCTCAACAAGTTTCTAGTGTCAGCCACGAATCAACATCAACACAATCCCCTCCGATCCAAGTGATGGACCGACAAGAAGAATATGATCCTTATAGGATTCCCTCCGCTGTCTTTGCAAGAAGTAAATCAACAACACCTGTGGATTGGAGTATTGCTTCTAATGAGTCATTATTTAGCATTCAAGTAGGGAACAATAGTTTTTCCAGAGATCATATTCTAAACCTAAAATCTGGAGAACTTTTCAAGTCAGGTGAGTTTATTGCGTTCAGTCCATCCCCTGTTGCTTTAACGGTGGACACTCAGAAAAAGAGTGTTCAATTGGACAAGAGCAAAGCAACTGTAGTATCAGATGACGCTGTCAAGGATAAAACAGGCCTGTGTGTTGAAGATCCAATTCAGGAAAAGCCAACACATCCCACGGTAACTTGGAATTCATCCACCATTTCTAACCATTCTGATGATAGTGGAACCAGTGGACACTCCTTTGCGTTTCAAAT aaagaagaagaaaaagaagcagaGAAAGTGTGCATGGCCATCATGCTACTGTTCTAATTGTAGCTGGGCGTTCTGCTACTGTACATGGCCAAGCTGCTGCTTTAGGTGGCCAAGCTGCTGCTGTTCTAATTGTAGCTGGGCGTTCTGCTGCTGTTGGAACTGTAGCATAAAAAGATGGTGCTGTCACTTTTCTACCGT TTTGACAGACGGAAGAAATGATGGTGTGAAAgaaaacgtgaagcaaaaacAAGAACAACAGACCTTAGACTCTGCAGTACCCTCAAAATCAGGTTGCTGCAGCTGTTGCACTTGGTTTCCTTCCTGTCAATGCGGATGGCACTGGCGTTGGTGTTACTCTTGTAACTGTTGTCGAGGAAACAGCTGTTGA
- the LOC18610248 gene encoding hornerin isoform X3 has protein sequence MDFDHMNGSSKHSRVDVDESDGSGSGKHSGRRLELVVGSRSSRHSSEGSGSSKHSSEESGSSKHSSEESGSSEHSRRHLELDDETERRNRSCEGSGSSERLSEGSGSSGHSRRHLELDHETGSSKHSSEGSGSGKQYPEVLNRSGENESNHFELNPEIIKGWGKNNSSEMHPEVIDGSESSKRSEVIQEEGDRNEGDILFSTEKLRLSSSSSPSSSGSSTDDQFQVDKKSRPGNTSTSSPKFDEDTEPSSKDKRNVSGNNFPKSEGWQNGSAGPKSTSQQVSSVSHESTSTQSPPIQVMDRQEEYDPYRIPSAVFARSKSTTPVDWSIASNESLFSIQVGNNSFSRDHILNLKSGELFKSGEFIAFSPSPVALTVDTQKKSVQLDKSKATVVSDDAVKDKTGLCVEDPIQEKPTHPTVTWNSSTISNHSDDSGTSGHSFAFQILTDGRNDGVKENVKQKQEQQTLDSAVPSKSGCCSCCTWFPSCQCGWHWRWCYSCNCCRGNSC, from the exons ATGGACTTTGATCATATGAATGGAAGCAGTAAGCATTCAAGAGTAGACGTAGATGAAAGTGATGGGAGTGGAAGCGGTAAGCATTCAGGAAGACGTCTGGAACTTGTCGTTGGAAGCAGAAGCAGTAGGCATTCGAGTGAGGGAAGTGGAAGCAGTAAGCATTCAAGTGAGGAGAGTGGAAGCAGTAAGCATTCAAGTGAGGAGAGTGGAAGCAGTGAGCATTCAAGAAGACATCTAGAACTTGATGATGAAACTGAAAGACGTAATCGTTCATGCGAGGGTAGTGGAAGCAGTGAGCGTTTAAGTGAGGGCAGTGGTAGCAGTGGGCATTCAAGAAGACATCTAGAACTTGATCATGAAACTGGAAGCAGTAAGCATTCAAGTGAGGGTAGTGGAAGCGGTAAACAATATCCAGAGGTATTGAACAGGAGCGGAGAAAATGAAAGTAATCATTTTGAGCTTAATCCAGAGATTATTAAGGGATGGGGAAAAAATAATAGCTCTGAAATGCACCCAGAGGTAATTGATGGGAGTGAAAGTAGTAAACGATCGGAAGTAATTCAAGAGGAGGGCGATAGGAATGAAGGTGATATACTTTTCTCAACTGAAAAGCTGAGGTTGTCGTCCTCTTCATCCCCATCTTCGTCTGGCTCATCAACAGATGATCAGTTTCAAGTGGATAAAAAGTCCAGACCAGGCAACACTTCAACTTCCTCCCCTAAATTTGATGAGGATACTGAACCGTCATCAAAAGACAAACGTAATGTTTCTGGTAACAACTTTCCCAAATCAGAAGGATGGCAAAATGGATCTGCAGGTCCCAAATCGACATCTCAACAAGTTTCTAGTGTCAGCCACGAATCAACATCAACACAATCCCCTCCGATCCAAGTGATGGACCGACAAGAAGAATATGATCCTTATAGGATTCCCTCCGCTGTCTTTGCAAGAAGTAAATCAACAACACCTGTGGATTGGAGTATTGCTTCTAATGAGTCATTATTTAGCATTCAAGTAGGGAACAATAGTTTTTCCAGAGATCATATTCTAAACCTAAAATCTGGAGAACTTTTCAAGTCAGGTGAGTTTATTGCGTTCAGTCCATCCCCTGTTGCTTTAACGGTGGACACTCAGAAAAAGAGTGTTCAATTGGACAAGAGCAAAGCAACTGTAGTATCAGATGACGCTGTCAAGGATAAAACAGGCCTGTGTGTTGAAGATCCAATTCAGGAAAAGCCAACACATCCCACGGTAACTTGGAATTCATCCACCATTTCTAACCATTCTGATGATAGTGGAACCAGTGGACACTCCTTTGCGTTTCAAAT TTTGACAGACGGAAGAAATGATGGTGTGAAAgaaaacgtgaagcaaaaacAAGAACAACAGACCTTAGACTCTGCAGTACCCTCAAAATCAGGTTGCTGCAGCTGTTGCACTTGGTTTCCTTCCTGTCAATGCGGATGGCACTGGCGTTGGTGTTACTCTTGTAACTGTTGTCGAGGAAACAGCTGTTGA
- the LOC18610248 gene encoding hornerin isoform X1: MDFDHMNGSSKHSRVDVDESDGSGSGKHSGRRLELVVGSRSSRHSSEGSGSSKHSSEESGSSKHSSEESGSSEHSRRHLELDDETERRNRSCEGSGSSERLSEGSGSSGHSRRHLELDHETGSSKHSSEGSGSGKQYPEVLNRSGENESNHFELNPEIIKGWGKNNSSEMHPEVIDGSESSKRSEVIQEEGDRNEGDILFSTEKLRLSSSSSPSSSGSSTDDQFQVDKKSRPGNTSTSSPKFDEDTEPSSKDKRNVSGNNFPKSEGWQNGSAGPKSTSQQVSSVSHESTSTQSPPIQVMDRQEEYDPYRIPSAVFARSKSTTPVDWSIASNESLFSIQVGNNSFSRDHILNLKSGELFKSGEFIAFSPSPVALTVDTQKKSVQLDKSKATVVSDDAVKDKTGLCVEDPIQEKPTHPTVTWNSSTISNHSDDSGTSGHSFAFQIRKKKKKKQRKCAWPSCYCSNCSWAFCYCTWPSCCFRWPSCCCSNCSWAFCCCWNCSIKRWCCHFSTVLTDGRNDGVKENVKQKQEQQTLDSAVPSKSGCCSCCTWFPSCQCGWHWRWCYSCNCCRGNSC, encoded by the exons ATGGACTTTGATCATATGAATGGAAGCAGTAAGCATTCAAGAGTAGACGTAGATGAAAGTGATGGGAGTGGAAGCGGTAAGCATTCAGGAAGACGTCTGGAACTTGTCGTTGGAAGCAGAAGCAGTAGGCATTCGAGTGAGGGAAGTGGAAGCAGTAAGCATTCAAGTGAGGAGAGTGGAAGCAGTAAGCATTCAAGTGAGGAGAGTGGAAGCAGTGAGCATTCAAGAAGACATCTAGAACTTGATGATGAAACTGAAAGACGTAATCGTTCATGCGAGGGTAGTGGAAGCAGTGAGCGTTTAAGTGAGGGCAGTGGTAGCAGTGGGCATTCAAGAAGACATCTAGAACTTGATCATGAAACTGGAAGCAGTAAGCATTCAAGTGAGGGTAGTGGAAGCGGTAAACAATATCCAGAGGTATTGAACAGGAGCGGAGAAAATGAAAGTAATCATTTTGAGCTTAATCCAGAGATTATTAAGGGATGGGGAAAAAATAATAGCTCTGAAATGCACCCAGAGGTAATTGATGGGAGTGAAAGTAGTAAACGATCGGAAGTAATTCAAGAGGAGGGCGATAGGAATGAAGGTGATATACTTTTCTCAACTGAAAAGCTGAGGTTGTCGTCCTCTTCATCCCCATCTTCGTCTGGCTCATCAACAGATGATCAGTTTCAAGTGGATAAAAAGTCCAGACCAGGCAACACTTCAACTTCCTCCCCTAAATTTGATGAGGATACTGAACCGTCATCAAAAGACAAACGTAATGTTTCTGGTAACAACTTTCCCAAATCAGAAGGATGGCAAAATGGATCTGCAGGTCCCAAATCGACATCTCAACAAGTTTCTAGTGTCAGCCACGAATCAACATCAACACAATCCCCTCCGATCCAAGTGATGGACCGACAAGAAGAATATGATCCTTATAGGATTCCCTCCGCTGTCTTTGCAAGAAGTAAATCAACAACACCTGTGGATTGGAGTATTGCTTCTAATGAGTCATTATTTAGCATTCAAGTAGGGAACAATAGTTTTTCCAGAGATCATATTCTAAACCTAAAATCTGGAGAACTTTTCAAGTCAGGTGAGTTTATTGCGTTCAGTCCATCCCCTGTTGCTTTAACGGTGGACACTCAGAAAAAGAGTGTTCAATTGGACAAGAGCAAAGCAACTGTAGTATCAGATGACGCTGTCAAGGATAAAACAGGCCTGTGTGTTGAAGATCCAATTCAGGAAAAGCCAACACATCCCACGGTAACTTGGAATTCATCCACCATTTCTAACCATTCTGATGATAGTGGAACCAGTGGACACTCCTTTGCGTTTCAAAT aagaaagaagaagaaaaagaagcagaGAAAGTGTGCATGGCCATCATGCTACTGTTCTAATTGTAGCTGGGCGTTCTGCTACTGTACATGGCCAAGCTGCTGCTTTAGGTGGCCAAGCTGCTGCTGTTCTAATTGTAGCTGGGCGTTCTGCTGCTGTTGGAACTGTAGCATAAAAAGATGGTGCTGTCACTTTTCTACCGT TTTGACAGACGGAAGAAATGATGGTGTGAAAgaaaacgtgaagcaaaaacAAGAACAACAGACCTTAGACTCTGCAGTACCCTCAAAATCAGGTTGCTGCAGCTGTTGCACTTGGTTTCCTTCCTGTCAATGCGGATGGCACTGGCGTTGGTGTTACTCTTGTAACTGTTGTCGAGGAAACAGCTGTTGA
- the LOC18610248 gene encoding hornerin isoform X4, with protein sequence MDFDHMNGSSKHSRVDVDESDGSGSGKHSGRRLELVVGSRSSRHSSEGSGSSKHSSEESGSSKHSSEESGSSEHSRRHLELDDETERRNRSCEGSGSSERLSEGSGSSGHSRRHLELDHETGSSKHSSEGSGSGKQYPEVLNRSGENESNHFELNPEIIKGWGKNNSSEMHPEVIDGSESSKRSEVIQEEGDRNEGDILFSTEKLRLSSSSSPSSSGSSTDDQFQVDKKSRPGNTSTSSPKFDEDTEPSSKDKRNVSGNNFPKSEGWQNGSAGPKSTSQQVSSVSHESTSTQSPPIQVMDRQEEYDPYRIPSAVFARSKSTTPVDWSIASNESLFSIQVGNNSFSRDHILNLKSGELFKSGEFIAFSPSPVALTVDTQKKSVQLDKSKATVVSDDAVKDKTGLCVEDPIQEKPTHPTVTWNSSTISNHSDDSGTSGHSFAFQMLYMYA encoded by the exons ATGGACTTTGATCATATGAATGGAAGCAGTAAGCATTCAAGAGTAGACGTAGATGAAAGTGATGGGAGTGGAAGCGGTAAGCATTCAGGAAGACGTCTGGAACTTGTCGTTGGAAGCAGAAGCAGTAGGCATTCGAGTGAGGGAAGTGGAAGCAGTAAGCATTCAAGTGAGGAGAGTGGAAGCAGTAAGCATTCAAGTGAGGAGAGTGGAAGCAGTGAGCATTCAAGAAGACATCTAGAACTTGATGATGAAACTGAAAGACGTAATCGTTCATGCGAGGGTAGTGGAAGCAGTGAGCGTTTAAGTGAGGGCAGTGGTAGCAGTGGGCATTCAAGAAGACATCTAGAACTTGATCATGAAACTGGAAGCAGTAAGCATTCAAGTGAGGGTAGTGGAAGCGGTAAACAATATCCAGAGGTATTGAACAGGAGCGGAGAAAATGAAAGTAATCATTTTGAGCTTAATCCAGAGATTATTAAGGGATGGGGAAAAAATAATAGCTCTGAAATGCACCCAGAGGTAATTGATGGGAGTGAAAGTAGTAAACGATCGGAAGTAATTCAAGAGGAGGGCGATAGGAATGAAGGTGATATACTTTTCTCAACTGAAAAGCTGAGGTTGTCGTCCTCTTCATCCCCATCTTCGTCTGGCTCATCAACAGATGATCAGTTTCAAGTGGATAAAAAGTCCAGACCAGGCAACACTTCAACTTCCTCCCCTAAATTTGATGAGGATACTGAACCGTCATCAAAAGACAAACGTAATGTTTCTGGTAACAACTTTCCCAAATCAGAAGGATGGCAAAATGGATCTGCAGGTCCCAAATCGACATCTCAACAAGTTTCTAGTGTCAGCCACGAATCAACATCAACACAATCCCCTCCGATCCAAGTGATGGACCGACAAGAAGAATATGATCCTTATAGGATTCCCTCCGCTGTCTTTGCAAGAAGTAAATCAACAACACCTGTGGATTGGAGTATTGCTTCTAATGAGTCATTATTTAGCATTCAAGTAGGGAACAATAGTTTTTCCAGAGATCATATTCTAAACCTAAAATCTGGAGAACTTTTCAAGTCAGGTGAGTTTATTGCGTTCAGTCCATCCCCTGTTGCTTTAACGGTGGACACTCAGAAAAAGAGTGTTCAATTGGACAAGAGCAAAGCAACTGTAGTATCAGATGACGCTGTCAAGGATAAAACAGGCCTGTGTGTTGAAGATCCAATTCAGGAAAAGCCAACACATCCCACGGTAACTTGGAATTCATCCACCATTTCTAACCATTCTGATGATAGTGGAACCAGTGGACACTCCTTTGCGTTTCAAAT GTTATACATGTATGCATAA
- the LOC18610249 gene encoding magnesium transporter MRS2-5: MEESQGHFLPSDIPESTSSYNSERLNSGAHANCGSGFPGVKKRGHSSRSWIKIDQDGNVKILELDKARIMRHCSLPSRDLRLLDPLFIYPSTILGREKAIVVSLEQIRCIITAEEVFLMNSLEKNVVQYKSELCKRLQTNKDQADDLPFEFRALELALELTCMSLDAQVKELEIEIYPVLDELASSINTVNLERVRRLKGNLLALTQRVQKVRDELEHLMDDDGDMAEMYLTEKRLKSEGNTPSELNAITNFSGGTKVVSKSAPVSPVASTNGSHRLQRAFSSIVSSSKHGSLISSSNGGENIEQLEMLLEAYFVVIDHTLSKLFSLKEYIDDTEDLINIKLGNVQNHLIQFELLLTAATFVATLFAAVAGVFGMNFAASVFDYPSGFSWVLLITGAGCVLLYFSFLLYFRYKKVFPL, translated from the exons ATGGAAGAATCACAGGGCCATTTTCTTCCCTCTGATATTCCTGAATCTACCTCTTCCTATAACAGTGAAAGGCTTAATTCGGGTGCACATGCAAATTGTGGTTCTGGGTTTCCGGGGGTGAAGAAGAGAGGTCACAGCAGCCGTTCATGGATAAAGATTGATCAAGATGGCAATGTGAAGATTTTGGAGCTTGATAAGGCTAGAATAATGAGACATTGTTCTTTGCCATCCAGGGACCTCAGGCTTTTGGACCCTTTGTTTATTTATCCTTCAACGATACTAGGAAGGGAGAAGGCTATTGTGGTTAGTCTTGAGCAAATAAGATGTATAATCACAGCCGAGGAGGTTTTCTTGATGAAttctttggagaaaaatgTTGTTCAATACAAGTCAGAATTATGCAAGCGTCTTCAGACAAACAAAGACCAAGCTG ATGACCTGCCATTTGAATTTAGGGCTCTGGAACTGGCATTGGAACTAACCTGCATGTCCCTGGATGCACAG gTGAAAGAACTGGAAATTGAGATATATCCAGTGCTTGACGAACTAGCATCGTCTATTAATACTGTTAACCTGGAACGTGTTCGTAGATTAAAAGGCAATCTCCTTGCATTAACCCAGCGAGTTCAGAAG GTCCGAGATGAGTTAGAGCATCTTATGGATGATGATGGTGACATGGCTGAGATGTACCTCACGGAGAAAAGGCTAAAGTCAGAGGGTAACACCCCAAGTGAACTAAATGCCATAACCAATTTTTCTGGTGGGACCAAAGTAGTTTCAAAATCTGCTCCTGTTTCACCAGTAGCTTCAACCAATGGATCCCACAGATTGCAAAGGGCATTTAGCAGTATTGTGAGTTCAAGTAAACATGGAAGCTTAATCAGTTCATCAAATGGTGGGGAAAATATTGAACAACTTGAAATGTTACTTGAAGCATACTTTGTTGTTATTGATCATACTCTCAGCAAGTTGTTCTCG CTCAAAGAGTATATTGATGATACTGAGGATCTGATCAACATTAAATTG GGCAATGTTCAAAACCATCTGATACAATTTGAGTTACTTCTCACTGCGGCAACTTTTGTGGCTACGTTATTTGCTGCTGTAGCGGGAGTCTTTGGAATGAACTTTGCAGCCTCAGTTTTTGATTACCCATCTGGATTTAGTTGGGTTCTGCTTATAACAGGTGCTGGATGTGTGTTATTgtacttttctttcttgttataTTTCAGGTACAAGAAAGTATTCCCATTGTAA